Proteins found in one Verrucomicrobiota bacterium genomic segment:
- a CDS encoding TraR/DksA C4-type zinc finger protein encodes MGKDKKKIKEKKSVKPKAASKEKAPAKAPAQKPKVAAKAPKKTVTAAAPKKEVAAKKTVTKAPTTTTKKDIIPRSPVKPSTDAPVEYINKKTSYGDAFLSQQKQKLLDLRDTLVDQIHDTAQNSVREAHIESSGLGMHQGDAGSDTYDRDFALTVLSQEQDALYEIEEAIKRVEDKTYGVCQMSGKEIMQARLEAIPFTRFTVECQAQLEKETRGRHKWSSETPFAEMMGRGDDDDESYEKED; translated from the coding sequence ATGGGCAAAGACAAAAAAAAGATAAAAGAAAAGAAATCCGTGAAACCAAAAGCTGCTTCTAAAGAAAAAGCCCCCGCTAAAGCCCCGGCCCAAAAGCCGAAGGTCGCCGCGAAAGCCCCAAAAAAGACAGTGACAGCAGCTGCCCCTAAAAAGGAAGTCGCCGCCAAAAAAACTGTCACCAAAGCACCTACGACTACGACTAAAAAGGATATCATTCCCCGTTCACCGGTGAAACCCTCGACAGATGCCCCTGTTGAATACATCAACAAAAAGACCTCTTATGGGGACGCTTTCCTGAGCCAACAAAAACAAAAGCTCCTTGATCTGCGTGATACATTAGTGGATCAGATCCATGATACGGCCCAAAACAGTGTCCGTGAGGCACACATCGAGTCTTCCGGCCTCGGAATGCACCAGGGTGATGCAGGCAGCGACACTTACGACCGCGACTTTGCCCTGACTGTTCTTTCCCAAGAACAAGATGCCCTTTACGAAATCGAAGAAGCCATCAAACGTGTCGAAGATAAAACTTACGGCGTCTGCCAGATGTCCGGAAAAGAAATCATGCAAGCCCGTTTGGAAGCCATACCCTTTACCCGTTTTACAGTTGAATGCCAAGCTCAGCTGGAAAAGGAAACCCGCGGTCGCCATAAATGGTCGAGCGAAACCCCATTTGCCGAAATGATGGGGCGCGGAGATGATGATGATGAAAGCTACGAAAAAGAGGACTAA
- the rpmG gene encoding 50S ribosomal protein L33: MPREIITLECTEAAKEGKSPSRYVTTKNKKSPRTQGRLEKKKYNPALRRHTLHREVK, from the coding sequence ATGCCACGCGAAATCATAACACTCGAATGCACCGAAGCCGCCAAGGAAGGCAAATCACCTTCCCGTTACGTGACGACAAAAAACAAAAAAAGCCCACGTACCCAAGGCCGCCTCGAAAAGAAAAAATATAATCCCGCCCTGCGCCGACACACGCTACAC